A window of the Tunturibacter empetritectus genome harbors these coding sequences:
- a CDS encoding class I SAM-dependent methyltransferase, translating to MIASVKSFLKNVPLIGPGLVQLRRAHFRNSVDYWERRYRKGGDSGPGSYNRLAHFKANFLNTFVQQHHIASVIEHGSGDGAQLKLASYPAYTGVDVSPKAIEICRSLFANDPSKRFFEASLLPAGTKADLALSLDVIYHLVEDHVFDDYMRKLFASGSRFVVVYSSNITKEWHYKHVHHRAFTDWVAKHQPQWSLHSTIANDYPYDPSNPDDTSFSDFYVYATTH from the coding sequence ATGATCGCAAGTGTTAAATCCTTTCTCAAGAACGTCCCACTGATTGGTCCAGGCCTCGTTCAACTTCGCCGAGCACACTTCAGAAACTCGGTTGACTACTGGGAGCGACGCTACCGCAAAGGTGGCGACTCAGGCCCGGGCAGCTACAACCGCCTCGCCCACTTCAAGGCCAACTTCCTTAACACCTTCGTCCAGCAGCACCACATCGCCTCCGTCATCGAGCACGGCTCGGGCGACGGCGCGCAGCTCAAACTTGCCAGTTACCCGGCCTACACCGGCGTCGATGTCTCCCCCAAAGCCATCGAAATCTGCCGCTCCCTCTTCGCCAACGACCCCAGCAAACGCTTCTTCGAAGCCAGTCTCCTCCCCGCAGGCACTAAGGCGGACCTCGCTCTCTCACTCGACGTCATCTACCACCTCGTCGAGGATCACGTCTTCGACGACTACATGCGTAAACTCTTCGCCTCCGGCAGCCGCTTCGTAGTCGTCTACTCCAGCAACATAACCAAGGAGTGGCACTACAAACACGTCCATCACCGCGCGTTCACCGACTGGGTGGCCAAACATCAACCCCAATGGTCTCTCCACTCCACAATTGCCAACGACTACCCCTACGACCCATCCAACCCAGA
- a CDS encoding 4Fe-4S dicluster domain-containing protein, with amino-acid sequence MASFQGEALQSASKPDSDCRFEPGVMVPVIDPMRCEAKGPCVPICPYDVLVIRTVTPEEKAGLPWVGRFKLLVHGGKQAFVLVPEACRGCGLCVTACPEKAITLQKLQLRR; translated from the coding sequence ATGGCAAGTTTTCAAGGCGAGGCGTTGCAGTCAGCAAGCAAGCCTGATTCAGATTGCAGATTCGAGCCGGGCGTCATGGTGCCGGTAATCGATCCCATGCGCTGCGAAGCGAAGGGACCATGCGTTCCCATTTGTCCTTACGATGTTCTCGTTATCCGCACCGTCACGCCTGAGGAGAAGGCTGGGCTTCCTTGGGTCGGGAGGTTCAAGTTGCTGGTGCATGGCGGCAAGCAGGCGTTCGTTCTCGTCCCTGAAGCTTGCCGGGGATGCGGCTTGTGCGTCACAGCCTGCCCAGAGAAGGCGATTACACTTCAGAAGCTGCAACTGCGACGCTGA